The proteins below come from a single Miscanthus floridulus cultivar M001 chromosome 1, ASM1932011v1, whole genome shotgun sequence genomic window:
- the LOC136487729 gene encoding xyloglucan galactosyltransferase KATAMARI1 homolog yields MMKPTTTNTTTVELSFQKDGADKPDGGTGGVLWPSRICYLVVAATTLWAVASILFPPSAFPLPTLMSSVTIGQHPSASHGPPPSESEDNRTNVTADRCAGRYIYVYRLPPRFNDDIVRGCRALRPWMDMCPYMANCGLGRPLRDEGGGVFPGRGWYATDQFMLDVIFRCRMRRYDCHTGDPARASAIFVPAYASLDGGRYLWNSTATRDALALDLVAWLARRPEWRATGGRDHFLVAGRTAWDFLRKTDGDDDWGTKLLNIPAVRNMTALVLEIDPWNRSNHLAVPYPTNFHPATAADVRAWQEKARALERRWLFSFVGAARPGSNKTVRAQILQQCGASSRCGMFRCKKGAECEAAPGAMMRVFESSSFCLQPRGDTTTRRSTFDAVLAGCIPVFFHPDSAYTQYADHIPAEPERWSVLIMHTDVTDRNVSIEETLGKIPPAAVKAMREEVIRLIPSLVYADPRSTRVDFKDAFDIAVDVVLDRVAKRRRGDVDGR; encoded by the coding sequence ATGATGAagcccaccaccaccaacaccaccaccGTGGAGCTCAGCTTCCAGAAAGACGGCGCCGACAAGCCTGATGGCGGCACAGGTGGCGTGCTCTGGCCGTCGCGGATCTGCTACCTCGTCGTTGCCGCCACCACTTTGTGGGCCGTGGCGTCCATCTTGTTCCCGCCGTCGGCGTTCCCCCTTCCTACCCTGATGTCCAGCGTCACCATCGGGCAGCACCCCTCTGCTTCGCACGGGCCGCCGCCGTCGGAGTCGGAGGACAACCGGACCAACGTGACCGCCGACCGTTGCGCGGGGCGGTACATCTACGTGTACCGCCTGCCGCCGCGCTTCAACGACGACATCGTCCGCGGCTGCCGCGCGCTCCGCCCGTGGATGGACATGTGCCCGTACATGGCCAACTGCGGCCTGGGCCGCCCGCTGCGCGACGAGGGCGGCGGCGTCTTCCCGGGCCGCGGCTGGTACGCCACCGACCAGTTCATGCTCGACGTCATCTTCCGCTGCCGGATGAGGCGCTACGACTGCCACACCGGCGACCCCGCCCGCGCGTCCGCCATCTTCGTGCCGGCCTACGCCAGCCTGGACGGCGGGCGGTACCTCTGGAACAGCACCGCGACGCGGGACGCGCTGGCGCTCGACCTCGTCGCGTGGCTGGCGCGGCGCCCGGAGTGGCGCGCCACGGGCGGGCGCGACCACTTCCTGGTGGCCGGCCGGACCGCGTGGGACTTCCTGAGGAAgaccgacggcgacgacgactgGGGCACGAAACTGCTCAACATCCCGGCCGTCCGCAACATGACGGCGCTCGTCCTGGAGATCGACCCGTGGAACCGGTCCAACCACCTTGCGGTGCCTTACCCGACCAACTTCCACCCGGCCACGGCCGCCGACGTGCGCGCCTGGCAGGAGAAGGCGCGCGCGTTGGAGCGCAGGTGGCTCTTCTCGTTCGTCGGCGCGGCGCGGCCCGGCAGCAACAAGACCGTCCGCGCGCAGATTCTCCAGCAGTGCGGCGCGTCGAGCCGCTGCGGGATGTTCCGGTGCAAGAAGGGGGCCGAGTGCGAGGCCGCGCCGGGCGCCATGATGCGCGTCTTCGAGAGCTCGAGCTTCTGCCTCCAGCCGCGCGGCGACACGACGACGCGGCGGTCTACGTTCGACGCCGTCCTGGCCGGGTGCATCCCGGTGTTCTTCCACCCCGACTCGGCGTACACGCAGTACGCGGACCACATCCCGGCGGAGCCCGAGAGGTGGTCGGTGCTCATCATGCACACCGACGTCACGGACCGGAACGTGAGCATCGAGGAGACGCTCGGCAAGATCCCGCCGGCGGCGGTGAAGGCGATGCGCGAGGAGGTGATCCGGCTCATCCCGAGCTTGGTGTACGCGGACCCGAGGTCGACGCGTGTGGACTTCAAGGACGCTTTCGACATTGCAGTGGACGTCGTCCTTGATCGGGTGGCCAAGCGGCGGCGAGGGGATGTCGACGGACGCTGA